A stretch of Miscanthus floridulus cultivar M001 chromosome 13, ASM1932011v1, whole genome shotgun sequence DNA encodes these proteins:
- the LOC136499841 gene encoding uncharacterized protein → MREVSGTSWPTLTDTNYGEWSVTIKFKLRARRLYNAVDKGTDNKEDDMSALEAILAAVPIEYREPLGAKSSAKEAWEAIVVIRVGSDRAKKTTAQLLKQEYANLKFKDSEPVEDFSLCLQTLISKLKSHETMLDLSTLTIEDVTGRLWAVDERMKQATTTKDIGNLLLTEEEWVARRNSGVASSSRGGNGKCRGKASSKKKKRVDPNACRCCGKTNHWARECPNHKQEKKAKLIWHRLKMMTRPLSCW, encoded by the exons atgcgggaggtcagcggcaccagttggccgacactGACTGACACCAACTATGgtgagtggtcggtgaccatcaAGTTCAAGCTTAGAGCGCGACGGCTCTataatgctgttgacaagggcaccgacaacaaagaagacgacatgtcagccttggaggctatcctcgctgctgtacccaTAGAGTATAGGGAGCCATtaggggcgaagagctctgctaaggaggcatgggaggccattGTTGTGatacgcgtcggttccgaccgcgcaaagaagacgacggcccagctgctgaagcaagagtatgccaacctcaagttcaaggacagTGAaccggtggaggacttctccctctgcctacaaacgctcatcagcaagctaaagagccatg agacgatgctggacttatccaccctcaccattgaggatgtgacaggccgtctatgggcggtggacgagcgcatgaAGCAGGCCACAACAACGAAGGACATCGGCAatctgctgctgacagaggaggagtgggttgcccggaggaactccggggtagcctcctctagcCGTGGTGGCAATGGCAAGTgccgtggcaaggcttcttcgaagaagaagaagcgggtcgaccccaacgcctgccgatGCTGTGGGAAGACAAACCattgggcaagggagtgcccaaatcacaagcaggagaagaaggctaagcTCATATGGCATAGGCTGAAGATGATGACAAGGCCACTATCCTGTTggtga